A genome region from Gadus chalcogrammus isolate NIFS_2021 chromosome 7, NIFS_Gcha_1.0, whole genome shotgun sequence includes the following:
- the LOC130385466 gene encoding aldehyde dehydrogenase family 3 member A2-like produces MSREQLAVERARRAFSTGRSKPLAYRIRQLNNLRRFLVERQSEIAEAAKKDLNRSEVGIQLFETLGLESEIQLVIKNLKKWAAPRAVEKNLVTLSDTLYIQPEPLGVVLVIGAWNYPWAVTLFPLIGAIAAGNAAVVKPSEVCVHTSKVMEELLNAYLDKELYPVVTGGVQETQELLKQRFDHIVYTGNSVVGRIVMEAAAKHLTPVTLELGGKSPCYIDKDCDIPLACRRVTWGKFTNCGQTCIAPDYVLCEASIQDRVIDEMKKCIKEFYTDDPKSFLDYGRIINERHFRRILAMTEDSMVAVGGESDHTECYIAPTILRDVKAGSKVMQEEIFGPLLPIVPVSGLEGAIDFINQGEKSLVIYVFSTDKKLINRLIEETSSGAVLANDCLVHYSVSSLPFGGVGNSGMGCYHGKFSFDQLSHLRSCMVRPLKNEGMNSMRYPPHTLGKLGWARFFLVQAPDLALMGRVGALAVLVAVAGFLINAYLL; encoded by the exons GCAGAAGCGGCCAAAAAAGATCTCAATAGG AGTGAAGTGGGAATCCAGCTCTTTGAAACGTTGGGCTTGGAATCAGAGATCCAACTGGTGATAAAGAACCTCAAAAAATGGGCTGCTCCCCGGGCGGTGGAGAAGAACCTGGTGACTCTGTCCGATACGCTGTACATCCAGCCCGAGCCACTGGGGGTCGTGCTGGTGATCGGAGCGTGGAACTACCCCTGGGCGGTCACCCTGTTCCCCCTGATAGGCGCCATCGCCgcag gtaatGCAGCTGTGGTGAAACCCTCTGAGGTGTGTGTTCACACCTCTAAGGTCATGGAGGAACTACTTAACGCCTACCTCGACAAG GAGCTGTACCCGGTGGTGACGGGCGGCGTCCAGGAGACCCAGGAGCTGCTGAAGCAGCGCTTCGACCACATCGTCTACACCGGCAACTCCGTGGTGGGTCGCATCGTCATGGAGGCTGCGGCCAAACACCTGACCCCCGTCACCCTGGAGCTGGGGGGCAAGAGCCCCTGCTACATCGACAAGGACTGTGACATCCCTTTGGCCTGCAG GCGCGTGACCTGGGGGAAGTTCACCAACTGTGGCCAGACGTGCATCGCTCCGGACTACGTGCTGTGTGAGGCCAGCATCCAGGACCGCGTCATCGACGAGATGAAGAAATGCATCAAG GAGTTCTACACGGACGACCCTAAGAGCTTCCTGGACTATGGACGCATCATCAACGAGCGCCACTTCAGGAGGATCCTGGCCATGACGGAGGACAGCATGGTTGCTGTGGGAGGAGAGAGCGACCACACTGAGTGCTACATAG CCCCGACCATTCTGCGGGACGTGAAGGCTGGGTCAAAGGTCATGCAGGAAGAGATCTTCGGTCCGCTGCTTCCGATCGTGCCGGTGAGCGGACTGGAAGGGGCCATCGACTTTATCAACCAAGGAGAGAAATCCCTCGTGATCTACGTATTCTCCACCGACAAGAAg ctgaTCAATCGACTGATCGAGGAGACGTCTAGTGGAGCAGTTTTGGCCAACGACTGTCTGGTGCACTACTCAGTCAGTTCCCTGCCTTTCGGTGGAGTAG GAAACAGCGGCATGGGCTGCTACCACGGCAAGTTCAGCTTCGACCAGCTCAGCCACCTGCGGAGCTGCATGGTCCGGCCGCTGAAGAACGAGGGGATGAACAGCATGCGctaccccccacacaccctcGGCAAGCTGGGCTGGGCGCGCTTCTTCCTGGTCCAGGCCCCCGACCTGGCCTTGATGGGCCGCGTGGGAGCTCTGGCGGTGCTGGTGGCCGTGGCCGGCTTCCTGATCAAT GCCTATTTGCTGTGA
- the LOC130385467 gene encoding carbonic anhydrase 4-like → MDLLLLLALVSSLSRCSALWCYDSQYTCADPCKDPGHWAMLFPNCGGLRQSPINIVTSQVHVNTALHPLDFKGHESKINITVENLGHSIQFLLPQSVRLTGGALPGNYRALQFHLHWGADGGPGSEHTIDGERFPMELHMVHIKEPYSSLAEAEHDMAGIALLSFLFEESIDDHPHLNTLIAAMGHIHENGSSAEIRDFRLTDIIPPAKDLHSYYRYVGSMTTPGCEQAVAWTVFHKTLPVSSKQLVAISQQCRFWNGKPMMNIFRPVQPLDGRVVYWSRARAVLPNMLGACLCVLCQFWLSAWGTWGDTSFV, encoded by the exons ATggaccttctcctcctgctggctctcgtctcttctctctcccgaTGCTCAG cTCTCTGGTGTTACGACAGCCAGTATACCTGCGCTGACCCATGCAAAG ACCCCGGGCACTGGGCGATGCTGTTCCCAAACTGTGGAGGATTACGGCAGTCACCCATCAACATTGTCACCAGCCAAGTGCACGTCAACACAGCCTTACACCCGTTGGATTTCAAGGGGCATGAAAGCAAAATTAATATCACTGTGGAAAATCTTGGGCATTCAA TCCAGTTCCTGCTGCCCCAGTCGGTGCGTCTGACCGGAGGAGCCCTGCCGGGGAACTACCGAGCCCTCCAGTTCCACCTGCACTGGGGGGCCGACGGGGGGCCGGGCTCAGAGCACACCATCGATGGAGAGAGGTTCCCCATGGAG CTCCACATGGTCCACATCAAGGAGCCCTACAGCTCCCTGGCCGAGGCGGAGCACGACATGGCCGGCATAGcgctcctctccttcctgtttGAG GAGTCAATAGACGACCATCCTCACCTCAACACTCTGATTGCTGCGATGGGACACATCCATGAAAACG GCAGCTCAGCAGAGATCCGAGACTTCAGACTGACCGACATCATCCCACCTGCAAAGGACCTCCATAGTTACTATCGCTATGTGGGCTCCATGACGACGCCCGGTTGTGAGCAGGCAGTAGCTTGGACGGTGTTTCACAAGACCCTGCCCGTCAGCAGCAAACAG ctGGTGGCGATATCTCAGCAGTGTCGCTTTTGGAACGGCAAGCCCATGATGAACATCTTCCGCCCGGTGcagccactagatggcagaGTTGTCTACTGGTCGAGGGCCAGAGCCGTCCTCCCCAACATGCTgggcgcgtgtctgtgtgtgctctgCCAGTTCTGGCTCTCGGCCTGGGGCACTTGGGGCGACACAAgttttgtataa
- the LOC130386013 gene encoding carbonic anhydrase 7-like — protein sequence MCCCSLLSSMTPLQGSRTLQASCRASHSSWLRGATDPGHWAMLFPNCGGLQQSPINIVTSQVHVNTALQPLDFKGHESKINITVENLGYSIQFLLPQSVRLTGGALPGNYRALQFHLHWGADGGPGSEHTIDGERFPMELHMVHIKEPYSSLAEAEHDMVGIALLSFLFEESIDDHPHLNTLIAAMGHIHENGSSAEIRDFRLTDIIPPAKDLHSYYRYVGSMTTPGCEQAVAWTVFHKTLPVSSKQLVAISQQCRFWNGKPMMNIFRPVQPLDGRVVYWSRARAVLPNMLGACLCVLCQFWLSAWGTWGDTSFV from the exons ATGTGCTgctgctccctcctctcctccatgaccCCCTTGCAG GGCTCCAGGACGCTGCAGGCCTCTTGCAGAGCCTCCCACTCCTCTTGGCTGAGAGGAGCCACAG ACCCCGGGCACTGGGCGATGCTGTTCCCAAACTGTGGAGGATTACAGCAGTCACCCATCAACATTGTCACCAGCCAAGTGCACGTCAACACCGCCTTACAGCCCTTGGATTTCAAGGGGCATGAAAGCAAAATTAATATCACTGTGGAAAATCTTGGGTATTCAA TCCAGTTCCTGCTGCCCCAGTCGGTGCGTCTGACCGGAGGAGCCCTGCCGGGGAACTACCGAGCCCTCCAGTTCCACCTGCACTGGGGGGCCGACGGAGGCCCGGGCTCAGAGCACACCATCGATGGAGAGAGGTTCCCCATGGAG CTCCACATGGTCCACATCAAGGAGCCCTACAGCTCCCTGGCCGAGGCGGAACACGACATGGTCGGCATAGcgctcctctccttcctgtttGAG GAGTCAATAGACGACCATCCTCACCTCAACACTCTGATTGCTGCGATGGGACACATCCATGAAAACG GCAGCTCAGCAGAGATCCGAGACTTCAGACTGACCGACATCATCCCTCCTGCAAAGGACCTCCATAGTTACTATCGCTATGTGGGCTCCATGACGACGCCCGGTTGTGAGCAGGCAGTAGCTTGGACGGTGTTCCACAAGACCCTGCCCGTCAGCAGCAAACAG ctGGTGGCGATATCTCAGCAGTGTCGCTTTTGGAACGGCAAGCCCATGATGAACATCTTCCGCCCGGTGcagccactagatggcagaGTTGTCTACTGGTCGAGGGCCAGAGCCGTCCTCCCCAACATGCTgggcgcgtgtctgtgtgtgctctgCCAGTTCTGGCTCTCGGCCTGGGGCACTTGGGGCGACACAAgttttgtataa